From a single Bacillus pumilus genomic region:
- a CDS encoding xylulokinase, protein MNHEETTKALKEGRTSLGIEFGSTRIKAILIDEAFQPISQGAFEWESSLQEGIWTYNLIDIITGLQVAYREMKEQVEQKYGVTIQTIGSIGVSAMMHGYVACDHTGEVLVPFRTWRNATTIEASQKLTDVFQFHIPERWSIAHLYQAILEEEKHLSRLEYMTTLSGYIHWLLTGKQAIGIGDASGMFPIDEQTKDYSEEMVQQFEALIAEKGYPFKLRHLLPRVYLAGEEAGVLTAAGAAILDQGKHLKPGIPFCPPEGDAGTGMVATNSVEKRTGNISVGTSVFAMIVLEQDLKGVYPEVDMVTTPDGLPVAMVHANNCTSDLNAWMNIFREAFEALGMQVASERVYEALLQQALEADPDGGGLLSYGYYSGENITGLPEGRPLFVRSPESRFNLANFMRTHLFSAFGAMKIGMDRLKEQEQVVIDRLLAHGGLFKTPLVGQKMVAAALNTPVSVVSTAGEGGAFGMAVLASYMVHHQKQTLAEFLIHQVFAHTSEELMEPDPLDVKGFDEFLKRYQEGLQIEESAVAHLMPKKGVMTVC, encoded by the coding sequence TTGAATCATGAAGAGACGACTAAAGCCTTGAAAGAAGGACGGACATCTTTAGGTATTGAATTTGGTTCAACACGAATTAAAGCCATTCTAATAGATGAGGCGTTTCAGCCAATTTCCCAAGGTGCATTCGAATGGGAAAGCTCTCTCCAAGAAGGAATTTGGACGTACAACTTAATTGATATCATTACAGGTCTTCAAGTAGCGTACCGAGAGATGAAAGAGCAAGTCGAGCAAAAGTACGGCGTGACTATTCAAACCATTGGCTCAATTGGGGTTTCAGCCATGATGCATGGCTATGTGGCATGTGATCATACAGGAGAGGTTCTCGTCCCGTTTCGCACATGGCGGAATGCAACGACGATTGAGGCGAGTCAAAAACTGACGGATGTCTTCCAATTTCATATTCCAGAAAGATGGAGCATTGCCCATTTGTATCAAGCCATATTAGAAGAGGAAAAACATCTTTCCCGCTTAGAATATATGACGACCTTGTCAGGCTACATTCACTGGCTGTTAACCGGAAAGCAGGCCATTGGCATTGGTGATGCGTCAGGGATGTTTCCAATTGATGAACAAACGAAAGATTACAGTGAAGAGATGGTCCAGCAATTTGAGGCATTGATTGCAGAAAAGGGTTACCCGTTTAAGCTCCGTCATCTTTTGCCGCGTGTCTACTTAGCAGGCGAGGAGGCAGGCGTGTTAACGGCAGCAGGAGCAGCCATTTTAGACCAAGGCAAACACTTGAAGCCAGGCATCCCATTTTGCCCGCCGGAAGGTGACGCAGGTACGGGAATGGTAGCAACAAACAGTGTAGAAAAACGAACAGGGAACATTTCAGTTGGAACTTCTGTTTTTGCCATGATTGTGCTAGAGCAGGACCTAAAAGGTGTGTATCCAGAAGTGGATATGGTCACAACGCCGGACGGCCTGCCAGTCGCAATGGTACATGCGAACAACTGTACAAGTGACTTAAATGCTTGGATGAATATATTCAGAGAGGCCTTCGAAGCACTAGGTATGCAAGTGGCTTCAGAAAGGGTTTACGAAGCCTTATTGCAGCAGGCTTTAGAAGCAGATCCAGATGGCGGTGGGCTCTTAAGCTATGGATATTATTCTGGTGAAAATATTACAGGACTGCCAGAAGGAAGGCCTCTTTTTGTCAGATCTCCTGAAAGCCGCTTTAATCTGGCTAATTTCATGCGTACCCACTTGTTCTCTGCTTTTGGTGCAATGAAAATAGGGATGGATCGCTTAAAAGAACAAGAACAGGTTGTGATTGATCGTTTATTAGCACATGGCGGGTTATTTAAAACGCCGCTCGTTGGTCAAAAAATGGTCGCAGCAGCGCTTAATACACCTGTATCAGTCGTTTCCACTGCGGGAGAAGGCGGTGCGTTTGGAATGGCTGTCCTTGCTTCATATATGGTTCACCATCAAAAACAAACATTGGCTGAATTCCTTATTCATCAAGTGTTTGCCCATACATCAGAAGAGCTTATGGAACCCGACCCGCTCGATGTCAAAGGCTTTGATGAATTTTTAAAGCGCTATCAAGAGGGACTTCAGATTGAAGAATCGGCAGTAGCGCATCTGATGCCAAAGAAAGGAGTGATGACCGTATGCTAG
- a CDS encoding GntR family transcriptional regulator — MKKKYQIIIDDIKSKILTGDYRIGERIPTESNLQEIYQVSRHTVRKAILELSSEGFLRSEKGSGTFVTNLYQTKPSGHAHMKTIGVITTYISDYIFPSIIRGIESRLNEENYSLLLASTNNDVEQEKKALEMMLSFGVDGLIVEPTKSNLYNPNISYYLSFKEQDVPLIMINAYYEQLEVPFLCLDDVKSSYLATKELITAGHQQIGLISKTDDLQGKYRMKGYIQALGEAKLNFLPEHVLFFDTESKQHLGDDIKTFLLKHQHELTALVCYNDEVGLEVANVCSDIGLSIPEDLSIIGQDNSYIAQKNAHVKLTTLTHPQEQMGRDAADWMIKKVQGKKNLPHQTFYEPELVPGDTIKQMNARKK, encoded by the coding sequence ATGAAAAAGAAGTACCAGATCATTATTGATGATATAAAAAGCAAAATACTTACAGGGGATTACCGGATCGGGGAGCGAATTCCAACTGAATCGAATCTGCAGGAGATCTATCAAGTGAGCAGGCATACAGTTCGAAAGGCGATCTTAGAATTGTCAAGCGAAGGTTTTTTACGAAGCGAAAAGGGTTCAGGCACATTTGTGACCAATCTATATCAAACAAAGCCTTCTGGACATGCGCATATGAAAACGATTGGGGTTATCACGACATACATATCCGATTACATTTTCCCTTCTATCATTCGTGGCATTGAAAGTCGATTAAACGAAGAGAACTATTCACTATTACTGGCAAGTACAAATAATGATGTGGAACAGGAGAAAAAAGCGCTGGAAATGATGCTGTCCTTTGGCGTGGACGGACTCATTGTCGAGCCGACGAAAAGCAATTTATATAACCCGAACATCTCGTACTACTTATCTTTTAAAGAACAGGATGTACCGCTCATTATGATCAATGCCTATTATGAGCAGTTAGAGGTTCCCTTTCTCTGTTTAGATGATGTGAAGTCCAGCTATTTAGCCACAAAAGAGCTGATCACCGCTGGACATCAGCAAATTGGGCTCATTTCAAAAACAGATGATTTACAGGGAAAGTACCGAATGAAAGGCTATATTCAAGCACTCGGTGAAGCCAAGCTTAATTTCCTGCCTGAGCATGTGCTCTTTTTCGATACAGAATCGAAGCAGCATTTGGGGGATGATATTAAAACTTTCTTATTAAAGCATCAGCATGAGCTGACTGCCCTTGTTTGCTATAACGATGAGGTTGGATTAGAAGTTGCCAATGTATGCAGTGACATCGGGCTGTCCATTCCAGAGGATCTCTCCATTATTGGACAGGATAATTCGTATATTGCCCAGAAAAATGCCCATGTGAAGCTGACAACACTGACCCATCCCCAGGAGCAAATGGGCCGGGATGCGGCAGACTGGATGATTAAAAAAGTGCAAGGGAAAAAGAATCTCCCTCATCAAACCTTTTATGAGCCAGAATTGGTTCCAGGTGATACGATCAAACAAATGAATGCAAGAAAAAAATGA
- the hxlB gene encoding 6-phospho-3-hexuloisomerase, which produces MKTSDYVKAILNELSEHSPAIQDEQAERLVSSILTARKVFVAGAGRSGLMGKSLAMRLTHIGVKAYVIGETNTPSFTEEDLLIVGSGSGRTETLLVLAKKAKAIGGKVAAFTLSSESPLADLSDEVILLSGAPKDQQEGSHRTIQPMGSLFEQSLLLTYDAVILRLMEMKELDTHTMYGHHANLE; this is translated from the coding sequence ATGAAGACCAGTGACTATGTGAAAGCCATTTTGAATGAGCTTTCTGAGCACTCGCCCGCGATTCAAGACGAACAAGCAGAGCGGCTTGTCTCAAGCATTTTAACTGCAAGAAAGGTCTTTGTGGCAGGGGCTGGCAGGTCTGGTTTGATGGGAAAATCGTTGGCGATGAGACTTACGCATATTGGCGTCAAGGCTTATGTGATCGGTGAAACCAATACACCTTCCTTTACAGAAGAGGATCTCTTGATTGTCGGAAGTGGATCTGGCCGAACAGAGACCTTGCTTGTCCTTGCAAAAAAGGCCAAAGCAATTGGCGGAAAAGTGGCAGCTTTCACGCTTTCTTCTGAGTCACCTCTAGCTGATCTATCAGATGAAGTCATCTTATTGTCAGGTGCGCCGAAGGATCAACAGGAAGGAAGCCATCGTACCATTCAGCCAATGGGCTCACTATTTGAGCAGTCGCTTCTTCTGACATACGATGCGGTCATTTTGCGGTTAATGGAAATGAAAGAGCTCGACACACATACAATGTACGGCCACCATGCAAACTTAGAATAG
- a CDS encoding DsbA family oxidoreductase: MKVQIWSDIACPFCYIGKKQLETALEQFPQKEQVEIEFKSFELDPHAPVEVDHDVHDMLVKKYGMSRSQAMAMNEQVKQAGKEKGIDFQFDPLVLTNTFDAHRLAQYAGQMGKGDFVMGELFQAYFTDGKHVGDRQTLLNIAEKAGLDLQEVQQILGGEEFADHVRKDEQEARQLGINAVPFFLINDKYSVAGAQPADTFLSALETAWTEEAAQADKAASNSFEAACADGVCAVPTPKEEI; this comes from the coding sequence ATGAAAGTACAAATCTGGTCAGATATCGCCTGTCCTTTTTGTTATATAGGAAAAAAACAACTAGAAACAGCGCTTGAACAATTCCCTCAAAAGGAACAGGTAGAAATCGAGTTTAAAAGCTTTGAGCTTGATCCACATGCACCTGTCGAGGTCGATCATGATGTCCATGACATGCTCGTTAAAAAATATGGGATGAGCCGCAGCCAGGCCATGGCAATGAATGAGCAGGTGAAGCAGGCTGGCAAAGAGAAAGGAATCGATTTTCAATTTGATCCACTCGTGTTAACAAACACCTTTGATGCCCATCGATTAGCGCAATATGCTGGTCAAATGGGAAAAGGCGATTTCGTCATGGGAGAGCTGTTTCAAGCGTATTTCACAGATGGTAAACATGTTGGTGATCGTCAAACCCTTTTAAATATTGCAGAAAAAGCAGGTCTTGATTTGCAGGAAGTACAGCAAATTTTAGGCGGCGAAGAGTTTGCCGATCATGTCCGAAAAGACGAACAAGAAGCGAGACAGCTTGGTATCAATGCTGTTCCGTTTTTCTTGATCAATGACAAATATTCAGTGGCAGGTGCACAGCCAGCCGATACGTTCCTGAGCGCACTTGAAACAGCTTGGACAGAGGAAGCAGCTCAAGCTGATAAAGCGGCTTCTAATTCATTTGAAGCGGCATGTGCTGATGGAGTATGCGCAGTGCCTACTCCTAAAGAAGAGATCTAA
- the araA gene encoding L-arabinose isomerase, with the protein MLTSQHKECWFIVGSQHLYGDEALQKVKADAQKMTDALNESGLLPYPVILQELAVSADQITKLMKEVNYRDEVVGVMTWMHTFSPAKMWIRGTDLLQKPLLHLVTQYYEKIPWDTIDMDYMNLHQSAHGDREYGYINARLNKQNQIVAGHWSKPDVQQQIADWMDVAAAYQESFQIKVARFGDNMRHVAVTEGDKIEAQIQLGWTVDYFGIGDLVEYVNAVEEVEVDALFAEYLTQYDVDYGTYSVEEWEKSVKEQARYEIAIKRFLDEGGYNAFTTNFEDLHGMKQLPGLAVQRLMAKGYGFAGEGDWKTAALDRLLKVMSHHQSTGFMEDYTYEMTSGQEAVLQSHMLEVDPALAHTKPVIVVSPLGIGNREDPARLVFDGKAGEGVVVSIADFGTHFKWLIQEVEAFEPEEEAPHLPVARVLWKIKPNFQDGVKAWIKQGGGHHTVVSLNLTVDQLVHFAKLVNAEYVVL; encoded by the coding sequence ATGTTAACGAGTCAACATAAAGAATGCTGGTTTATTGTCGGATCGCAGCATTTATATGGAGATGAAGCACTGCAGAAAGTAAAAGCAGATGCACAAAAGATGACGGATGCCTTAAATGAGAGTGGTTTACTTCCTTACCCAGTGATTCTTCAGGAGCTGGCTGTCAGCGCGGATCAAATCACAAAGCTGATGAAAGAGGTCAATTATCGCGATGAGGTTGTCGGCGTGATGACGTGGATGCATACATTCTCACCGGCCAAAATGTGGATACGCGGGACCGATCTTTTGCAAAAGCCTCTTTTGCATCTTGTCACACAATATTATGAAAAAATTCCGTGGGACACAATCGACATGGACTATATGAATCTTCACCAATCTGCACATGGAGACAGAGAATATGGCTATATCAATGCGCGCTTAAATAAACAAAATCAAATTGTCGCCGGCCATTGGTCTAAGCCGGACGTGCAGCAGCAAATTGCCGATTGGATGGACGTGGCGGCTGCCTATCAAGAGAGCTTTCAGATTAAAGTGGCTAGGTTTGGTGACAACATGCGCCACGTAGCTGTAACAGAAGGCGATAAAATCGAAGCCCAGATTCAACTAGGGTGGACGGTTGATTACTTTGGCATAGGCGATCTTGTCGAATATGTAAATGCAGTAGAAGAAGTAGAGGTAGATGCATTATTTGCGGAGTATTTAACGCAATATGATGTGGATTATGGAACGTATTCTGTTGAAGAATGGGAGAAAAGTGTCAAGGAGCAAGCTCGATATGAGATCGCTATCAAACGCTTTTTAGATGAAGGCGGCTACAATGCTTTTACGACAAATTTTGAAGATTTACATGGAATGAAGCAGCTGCCAGGACTTGCGGTACAGCGGCTGATGGCAAAGGGATATGGCTTTGCTGGGGAAGGAGATTGGAAAACTGCTGCACTGGATCGCCTATTAAAGGTGATGAGTCATCATCAATCCACTGGTTTTATGGAGGACTACACGTATGAAATGACCTCTGGACAGGAAGCGGTGCTGCAATCTCATATGTTAGAAGTAGATCCGGCGCTCGCCCATACGAAACCTGTCATTGTCGTATCTCCGCTTGGTATCGGAAACAGGGAAGATCCAGCGCGTCTTGTATTTGATGGAAAAGCAGGCGAAGGTGTTGTTGTTTCCATTGCTGATTTTGGAACCCATTTCAAATGGCTCATACAAGAAGTCGAAGCCTTTGAGCCAGAGGAAGAAGCACCGCATTTACCGGTGGCACGTGTGCTCTGGAAAATCAAACCGAATTTCCAGGACGGAGTCAAAGCGTGGATTAAGCAAGGCGGGGGTCATCATACAGTCGTATCCCTCAATTTAACGGTTGATCAACTTGTTCACTTTGCAAAGCTTGTCAATGCAGAATATGTGGTTTTATAG
- the hxlA gene encoding 3-hexulose-6-phosphate synthase: MKLQLALDLVNIPEAIELIKEVEASIDVVEIGTPVVINEGLRAVKEVKQAFPNLRVLADLKIMDAAGYEVQQASEAGADIVTILAAAEDMSIQGAVKEAKARGKQILVDMIGIKDIAGRAKELDELGVDYICVHTGYDLQAVGQNSFADLMTIKQVVKQAKTAIAGGIKLDTLPEVVKLNPDLIIVGGGIASQDNKAEVAAQMKQLIAQS; encoded by the coding sequence ATGAAATTACAATTAGCATTAGATTTAGTGAATATACCAGAAGCGATTGAGCTGATTAAAGAAGTAGAAGCATCTATTGATGTGGTCGAAATTGGCACACCTGTTGTGATCAACGAAGGGCTTCGTGCTGTAAAAGAAGTCAAACAGGCTTTTCCAAATTTACGTGTACTCGCTGATCTGAAAATTATGGATGCTGCCGGCTATGAAGTGCAGCAGGCATCTGAAGCTGGAGCGGATATCGTGACCATTCTTGCGGCGGCAGAAGATATGTCCATTCAAGGAGCTGTGAAGGAAGCAAAAGCAAGAGGGAAACAAATTTTAGTTGATATGATTGGCATCAAAGATATTGCTGGCCGGGCGAAAGAGCTAGATGAGCTTGGAGTCGATTATATTTGTGTGCACACAGGCTATGATCTGCAAGCGGTTGGACAAAACTCATTTGCTGATCTTATGACCATTAAACAAGTTGTCAAACAAGCGAAAACAGCCATTGCAGGCGGAATTAAGCTTGATACGTTACCTGAAGTCGTCAAATTAAACCCTGATTTGATTATTGTCGGCGGCGGTATCGCAAGCCAGGACAATAAAGCAGAAGTGGCTGCACAAATGAAACAGCTGATTGCACAATCATGA
- a CDS encoding L-ribulose-5-phosphate 4-epimerase, which produces MLERLKEEVYQANLDLPKYGLVKFTWGNVSACDRDSGHFVIKPSGIAYDQLSAKDMVVVNFDGEVVEGEFSPSSDTATHAVLYKHFEEIGGISHSHSMWATVWAQAGLDLPAMGTTHADTFYGAVPCARFLTEEEVNRGYEVETGRLIIETFEKRNLDVMAVPGVLLQGHGPFTWGKDAKSAVTNSVILDEVAKMNLFAKQLNEYAEPLPQRILDKHYLRKHGEHAYYGQKPSR; this is translated from the coding sequence ATGCTAGAGCGCTTAAAAGAAGAAGTATATCAAGCGAATTTAGATCTGCCAAAATACGGACTTGTAAAATTTACATGGGGTAATGTCAGTGCGTGTGATCGTGACAGCGGCCATTTTGTTATTAAGCCGAGCGGCATAGCGTACGACCAATTATCAGCAAAAGACATGGTTGTGGTCAACTTTGACGGCGAGGTGGTAGAAGGGGAATTCAGCCCTTCATCAGATACAGCAACACATGCGGTTCTTTACAAACACTTTGAGGAAATTGGCGGTATTTCACATAGTCATTCCATGTGGGCAACTGTTTGGGCGCAGGCAGGTCTAGATTTACCGGCAATGGGCACAACGCATGCCGATACATTTTACGGCGCTGTTCCGTGTGCTCGATTTCTGACAGAAGAAGAAGTCAATCGCGGCTATGAAGTAGAAACAGGCCGGCTGATCATTGAAACGTTTGAAAAAAGAAACCTAGATGTGATGGCAGTACCGGGTGTTTTACTACAAGGTCACGGTCCATTTACGTGGGGGAAAGATGCAAAAAGTGCGGTCACAAACAGTGTCATTTTAGATGAAGTTGCCAAAATGAATTTGTTTGCAAAGCAATTAAACGAATATGCGGAGCCTCTTCCGCAGCGGATTTTAGATAAACATTACTTAAGAAAACACGGAGAACATGCGTATTACGGTCAAAAACCTTCAAGATAA